The following are from one region of the Bacillus thuringiensis genome:
- a CDS encoding SDR family oxidoreductase translates to MNQHELFSLKGQNAIVTGGSGYLGSAISEGLAKYGANVMIVSRSKEKCMNLADQLNQKYNVKCQGYALDVSDSKSINHTFEEIYNSDNKIDILINNAYFGAGKTIEEMTESEWETGIDGSINNVFRVTKKALQYMLPKNKGNIINISSMYGVVSPDPSIYGDSGFNNPPNYGAGKAAIIQFTRYLACHYGLKGIRANSISPGPFPNTEVQKNKEFIRNLKKKTALGRIGNPQELQGLIVFLASNASSYVTGQNICIDGGWTSW, encoded by the coding sequence ATGAATCAACATGAATTATTTAGTTTAAAAGGCCAGAATGCAATTGTTACTGGTGGATCTGGTTATCTTGGTTCTGCAATTTCTGAAGGGCTGGCTAAGTATGGTGCAAACGTTATGATAGTTAGTAGAAGCAAAGAAAAATGTATGAATTTAGCTGATCAGTTAAATCAAAAATATAATGTGAAATGTCAGGGATATGCTCTAGATGTTTCAGATAGTAAATCAATAAATCATACATTTGAGGAGATTTATAATTCAGATAATAAGATAGACATTCTTATTAATAATGCTTACTTTGGAGCAGGAAAGACTATTGAAGAAATGACAGAATCGGAGTGGGAAACAGGAATTGATGGTTCTATAAATAATGTGTTTCGGGTTACTAAAAAGGCATTACAATATATGTTACCGAAGAATAAAGGAAATATTATTAATATCTCTTCAATGTATGGTGTTGTTTCCCCAGACCCTTCTATTTATGGCGATTCAGGCTTTAATAATCCTCCGAATTATGGAGCAGGAAAAGCTGCTATCATACAGTTTACTCGGTATCTTGCGTGTCACTATGGTTTAAAAGGAATTAGAGCTAATTCTATCTCTCCAGGTCCATTTCCTAATACAGAAGTTCAGAAAAATAAAGAATTTATTCGAAATTTAAAGAAAAAAACAGCGCTAGGTCGTATTGGAAATCCCCAGGAATTACAAGGGTTGATTGTTTTTCTTGCATCTAATGCTTCAAGCTATGTAACGGGGCAAAATATTTGCATTGATGGTGGCTGGACATCGTGGTAA
- a CDS encoding aldo/keto reductase yields the protein MKLALGTVQLGLHYGIGNIMGKPDREEALNIIKYAVNNGIDVLDTASSYGNSEVIIGEYVSSKTTEKNFQVVTKIPMIDSENIGIEHLDSLIDKYIKQSMMNLKTNIIDCCLLHDSKNMVSHNGYIIQKLNTLKLGGVIKKIGVSVYTPDEVKRFLEFDCFDMIQVPLNIFDQRLICSGLLQKLKTKGIEIHARSPYLQGLLLMDTEKIPDYLQIAKKPIKEFEFLAREFNLSRAQLALLFVRELKEVDKIIIGCETVDQLKENIQICNSPLLEEKVLNTAKKLFKDIPEIIINPNLWRVNNEST from the coding sequence ATGAAATTAGCATTAGGTACTGTTCAGCTGGGTCTTCATTATGGAATAGGAAATATAATGGGTAAACCTGATAGGGAAGAGGCTTTAAATATCATCAAATATGCTGTAAATAATGGTATAGATGTGTTAGATACAGCGTCTTCTTATGGAAATAGTGAAGTTATTATAGGTGAATATGTCTCAAGCAAAACAACAGAAAAAAATTTTCAGGTTGTAACTAAAATACCTATGATTGATTCTGAAAATATTGGTATTGAGCATTTAGATAGCTTAATTGATAAATATATTAAACAATCTATGATGAATTTGAAAACAAATATTATAGACTGTTGCCTGTTACATGATTCTAAAAATATGGTTTCACATAATGGATATATCATTCAAAAATTAAATACATTGAAATTAGGGGGAGTAATTAAAAAGATTGGTGTATCCGTTTATACACCTGATGAAGTTAAGCGGTTTTTGGAATTTGATTGTTTTGATATGATTCAAGTTCCTTTAAATATATTTGATCAACGTCTAATTTGTTCAGGCCTACTACAAAAGCTGAAAACAAAAGGAATAGAAATACATGCTAGAAGCCCATATCTTCAAGGGTTGCTATTAATGGATACGGAAAAAATTCCCGATTATTTACAAATCGCTAAAAAACCAATAAAAGAATTTGAGTTTTTAGCTCGGGAATTCAATTTAAGTAGAGCGCAATTGGCTTTATTATTTGTTCGAGAATTGAAAGAAGTTGATAAGATTATTATTGGATGTGAAACAGTAGATCAATTAAAAGAAAATATTCAAATCTGTAATTCACCTTTATTAGAAGAGAAAGTTCTTAATACTGCAAAGAAATTATTTAAGGATATACCTGAGATAATTATTAATCCGAACTTATGGAGGGTGAATAATGAATCAACATGA
- a CDS encoding N-acetylneuraminate synthase family protein — translation MQKFNINRKLIGDDSSVFVIAEAGINHAGSFIEAKKMVDVANSSMADAVTFQHIAYNDIDCRKSSKTKLDWDKWRLSDEQIIELFDTAHRLGLSTTACVVDFKSLEFIVKSGADFLKIVSGDITCHPFLAECAKTGLPIFLSTGNALLSEIEAALEVIEKSGGKNVVVYQTNTKYPTPPNEVDLRVMETLKKFNYPVGFCDHTAGTAISLAAVTLGAHVIEKHFSLDATIKRPDYEVSINPHELNQFVTDIRNIKKAMGVPIKRRHTDDANFILTRRSLVACSDMTKGTKIQWSDLTYKRPGTGTQPSEAKNFIGRTLKYDVSKDDQLYEDMLEEI, via the coding sequence ATGCAGAAATTTAATATTAATAGGAAGCTAATTGGTGATGATTCATCAGTTTTTGTAATTGCCGAGGCCGGAATTAATCATGCAGGTTCATTTATTGAGGCGAAAAAAATGGTCGATGTTGCAAACTCAAGTATGGCTGATGCAGTTACTTTTCAGCATATAGCCTATAATGACATCGATTGTAGAAAATCTTCTAAGACCAAATTAGATTGGGATAAATGGAGATTATCAGACGAACAGATTATCGAATTGTTTGATACTGCACATAGATTGGGATTATCTACGACGGCTTGTGTAGTAGATTTTAAGTCTCTTGAGTTTATTGTCAAGTCAGGTGCTGACTTTCTTAAAATAGTTAGCGGGGATATTACATGCCATCCCTTTTTGGCTGAATGTGCAAAAACTGGTTTACCTATATTTCTTTCTACTGGAAATGCATTGTTATCTGAAATAGAAGCTGCTTTAGAAGTGATTGAAAAATCAGGTGGAAAAAATGTCGTTGTATATCAAACTAATACTAAATATCCGACTCCACCTAATGAAGTTGATCTTAGAGTAATGGAGACACTAAAAAAATTTAATTATCCAGTAGGCTTCTGTGATCACACTGCAGGAACAGCTATCTCCTTAGCAGCAGTGACGTTAGGTGCTCACGTTATAGAAAAGCACTTCAGTTTAGACGCTACAATAAAAAGACCTGACTATGAAGTTTCTATTAATCCTCATGAACTAAATCAATTTGTAACTGATATACGCAATATTAAAAAAGCAATGGGTGTGCCGATAAAGCGCCGGCATACGGATGATGCAAATTTTATATTAACTCGTAGGTCCTTGGTAGCTTGTAGTGATATGACTAAAGGTACAAAAATCCAATGGAGTGATTTAACATATAAGCGCCCTGGAACAGGTACCCAACCTTCAGAAGCTAAGAATTTTATAGGTAGAACTTTAAAATATGATGTAAGTAAAGATGATCAATTATATGAAGATATGTTGGAGGAGATTTAA
- a CDS encoding SDR family oxidoreductase, giving the protein MNKIERRTALVLASSDGLGLAVAKRLYFDGHNVIITSRSEKLEKAKKEICDIGSKGEVLAIPSDVTSIEDLNKLIMQGKKQLGNIDILFTNVAGPKAGTIEDLTIEDFCKAHNDLLLPVIYLTKQLIPDMSSRKWGRIIINSSLTAKEPSKMLTLSNIYRAGLASLSKTLSHQYASYGVTVNTVGPGSFKTARALELLNEMSKTQKRNVEEIELEITKNLPMKRYNDPIEFGNVVAFLASDAASAITGTFIPIDGGISHGIF; this is encoded by the coding sequence ATGAATAAAATTGAAAGACGTACCGCATTAGTGTTAGCTAGTTCTGATGGACTTGGCTTAGCAGTTGCTAAAAGATTATACTTTGATGGACATAATGTAATTATTACAAGTAGAAGTGAAAAATTAGAAAAAGCTAAAAAAGAAATTTGTGATATTGGTAGTAAAGGAGAAGTTCTAGCAATCCCATCCGACGTAACTAGCATCGAGGATTTAAATAAACTTATTATGCAAGGAAAAAAGCAACTGGGGAATATTGATATTTTATTTACAAATGTGGCTGGTCCTAAAGCTGGAACGATAGAGGATTTAACTATTGAAGATTTCTGTAAAGCACACAATGATCTGTTATTGCCCGTCATTTATTTAACTAAACAATTAATTCCTGATATGTCTTCTCGTAAGTGGGGAAGAATTATTATAAATTCTTCTCTTACTGCAAAAGAGCCTTCAAAAATGCTTACCTTATCAAACATATATAGGGCTGGACTAGCTTCTCTTTCTAAAACTCTTTCTCATCAATACGCTAGTTATGGAGTTACAGTTAATACTGTTGGACCTGGTTCTTTCAAAACTGCTCGCGCATTAGAATTATTAAATGAAATGTCTAAAACACAAAAGCGAAATGTTGAAGAAATCGAATTAGAAATCACAAAAAATTTACCAATGAAGAGATATAATGACCCAATAGAATTTGGTAATGTTGTAGCTTTTTTAGCTAGTGATGCTGCAAGTGCTATTACAGGTACTTTTATTCCAATTGATGGTGGAATTTCTCATGGGATATTCTAG